The following are encoded in a window of Lacinutrix sp. WUR7 genomic DNA:
- a CDS encoding aspartyl/asparaginyl beta-hydroxylase domain-containing protein — MAKYHMETKKQFKGRIQLPFTFDVEKMAAEANALKKEHYEYYKVITLRSPAHLVDTSLPFPPPASDYADGSWTDWMDTPNLEKSPYLKSVIDTFSQYTTVNLVRLLFLAPNSVVKEHTDPTLGLEEEKSMIRLTIPIDNNKDISFFLNDTIVPMKTGECWYLRLTDRHRVINNGTTDRINLTIDIIPNDTIVEIISNANTLMNTQNEPKHEN, encoded by the coding sequence ATGGCAAAATACCACATGGAAACAAAGAAGCAATTTAAGGGCAGAATACAATTACCTTTTACGTTTGATGTAGAAAAAATGGCTGCAGAAGCAAACGCTTTAAAAAAAGAACATTACGAATATTATAAAGTCATTACATTGCGTTCTCCTGCGCATTTGGTAGATACCTCTTTACCTTTTCCTCCGCCTGCAAGTGATTACGCAGATGGTTCTTGGACCGATTGGATGGACACACCTAACTTAGAAAAATCACCATATTTAAAAAGCGTTATCGATACCTTTAGTCAGTACACCACCGTTAATTTGGTTCGGTTATTATTTTTGGCGCCTAATTCTGTAGTAAAAGAACATACCGATCCTACTTTAGGTTTAGAAGAAGAAAAATCGATGATTAGACTAACCATTCCCATAGATAACAATAAAGATATTTCCTTTTTTCTGAATGACACTATAGTGCCAATGAAAACAGGAGAATGCTGGTATTTACGTTTAACAGATAGACATCGCGTTATTAATAACGGAACCACAGATCGTATTAATTTAACCATAGACATAATACCTAATGATACCATAGTAGAAATTATTTCTAATGCAAACACACTAATGAATACACAAAACGAACCGAAGCATGAAAACTAG